One segment of Nostoc flagelliforme CCNUN1 DNA contains the following:
- a CDS encoding transposase, whose amino-acid sequence MVSYVEQTTFWSMLRKERFFSLTMTLDQLKQFRSGVYTILGNGKDALFDLMDAVLVTRSVYSFVELSLSPVFRRRWSSIYEALEDSNPPREELMQLYIKQLPQTEQLVLAGDHTAWPRLEAVTLKERTYEHQTQPMSGTKPVTLGQGYSTISIIPETKGSWALPLLHERITSFSNPIEKAASQLRLVCQHLPTRPMTLWDAEYGCASFVKQTADIAADPKPRGKSPGWPQGQPRNRRIRYPTVKKGTLKQKKQLSKSA is encoded by the coding sequence GTGGTCAGTTATGTTGAACAGACCACTTTTTGGTCAATGCTGAGAAAAGAAAGATTTTTCAGCTTGACCATGACATTAGATCAGCTTAAACAATTCCGTTCTGGTGTGTACACCATTCTGGGTAATGGCAAAGATGCTCTGTTTGACTTAATGGACGCAGTGTTAGTTACACGCAGTGTTTATTCGTTTGTGGAACTATCGCTATCTCCAGTATTTCGACGGAGGTGGTCGAGTATTTATGAAGCTCTAGAAGACAGTAATCCACCAAGAGAAGAATTGATGCAGTTGTATATCAAACAACTTCCCCAAACAGAGCAACTGGTTTTGGCAGGAGATCACACAGCTTGGCCAAGATTGGAGGCAGTCACGCTCAAAGAACGTACTTACGAACATCAAACGCAACCAATGTCAGGGACGAAACCCGTCACATTGGGGCAAGGCTATAGTACTATAAGTATCATTCCAGAAACCAAAGGTAGTTGGGCGTTACCACTATTACATGAGCGGATCACCAGTTTTTCTAATCCGATTGAAAAAGCAGCATCCCAACTAAGACTTGTTTGCCAACATCTGCCCACACGCCCCATGACTTTATGGGATGCTGAATACGGCTGTGCCAGCTTTGTCAAACAGACAGCTGATATTGCTGCTGACCCCAAACCCCGTGGAAAGTCTCCTGGTTGGCCACAAGGGCAGCCACGAAACCGTAGAATTCGTTATCCAACTGTTAAAAAAGGTACTTTGAAACAAAAAAAACAACTGTCAAAGTCGGCTTGA
- a CDS encoding Rqc2 family fibronectin-binding protein yields the protein MQPVDFTTLTAACSEIRANWLPSRLEQVYQRDRYTIAMALRTLKQRDWLQISWHPQAAHICIGDPPPRSPDTFTFSQQLIHQLSGLALVAIEAIAPWERVIDLQFARRPGETALYHVYAEIMGKYSNVILTDANNIIITAAHQVSQQQSSVRPIQTGQPYETPPKLTGTVPSLSESQERWQERVSLVPGAIKRQLLKSYSGLSAALLELMLLEANIAPETSTNTLNSDDWRRLFERWQEWLQALDSSKFQPAWTKDGYTVMGWGAVEKVKNIQELLNRYYSNQIDQQLFSQLRHQLSQKLNNILAKLRNKAQTFKTRLQQSDQADEYRQKADLLMAHLQNWEPGMKEIILADFDTNLPVAIALQPDKNAVQNAQGLYKQHQKLKRARAAVEPLLLEVQTEIEYLEQVEAAISQIDTYQTAEDLRALEEIREELIGQKYLEDPEYRSRSANEPPSTNFHRYLTPNGFEVLIGRNNRQNDQLTFRVAGDYDLWFHAQEIPGSHVLLRLEPGAVAEEADLQFVANLAAYYSRARQSEQVPVVYTQLKHVYKPKGAKPGIAIYKQESILWGKPQMVISH from the coding sequence TTGCAACCAGTTGACTTTACCACTCTCACAGCTGCTTGTAGCGAAATCCGCGCTAACTGGCTACCATCACGCTTAGAACAGGTTTACCAGCGCGATCGCTACACTATTGCTATGGCATTACGCACCCTGAAACAGCGAGATTGGCTACAGATTTCTTGGCATCCTCAAGCTGCACATATTTGTATCGGCGATCCACCACCGCGATCGCCAGATACCTTTACCTTTAGCCAACAACTGATACACCAATTGAGTGGTTTAGCACTGGTAGCTATTGAAGCGATCGCCCCTTGGGAGCGGGTTATTGATTTGCAATTTGCCCGTCGTCCCGGAGAAACCGCCCTATATCATGTCTATGCAGAAATCATGGGCAAGTATAGCAACGTCATTCTCACCGACGCCAACAATATAATTATCACCGCAGCCCATCAAGTCAGTCAGCAACAATCTAGTGTCCGTCCCATCCAAACCGGACAACCTTATGAAACACCGCCAAAACTGACTGGAACTGTCCCCAGTTTGAGCGAATCACAAGAACGTTGGCAAGAACGGGTAAGTTTAGTGCCAGGAGCAATCAAGCGGCAATTGCTGAAAAGTTATAGTGGCTTGAGTGCAGCACTACTGGAGTTAATGTTGTTAGAAGCAAATATCGCACCAGAAACATCCACCAATACTCTTAACTCCGACGATTGGCGACGGCTATTTGAACGTTGGCAAGAATGGCTGCAAGCCTTGGATTCCAGTAAATTTCAACCCGCTTGGACAAAAGATGGCTACACCGTAATGGGTTGGGGTGCGGTTGAAAAGGTCAAAAATATCCAGGAGTTACTTAACCGATACTACAGTAACCAAATTGACCAACAATTATTTTCTCAATTGCGCCATCAGTTGAGTCAGAAATTGAATAATATTCTGGCGAAATTACGCAATAAAGCTCAAACCTTTAAGACGCGCTTGCAGCAATCAGATCAAGCCGATGAGTATCGGCAAAAAGCTGATTTATTGATGGCTCATTTGCAAAACTGGGAACCGGGGATGAAAGAAATTATCCTTGCTGATTTTGATACAAATTTGCCAGTAGCGATCGCTCTCCAGCCAGATAAAAATGCCGTCCAAAATGCCCAAGGTCTTTACAAACAGCACCAAAAGCTCAAACGCGCCCGTGCTGCCGTGGAACCGCTACTATTAGAAGTGCAGACAGAAATTGAGTATTTAGAACAAGTAGAAGCTGCGATCAGCCAAATAGACACCTACCAAACAGCAGAAGATTTGCGAGCTTTAGAAGAAATCCGCGAAGAGTTGATTGGACAAAAGTATTTAGAAGATCCAGAATATCGCAGCCGCAGTGCCAATGAACCCCCCAGCACCAACTTTCATCGTTACCTTACCCCCAACGGCTTTGAAGTATTAATCGGTCGCAACAATCGCCAAAATGACCAATTGACCTTTCGTGTAGCTGGGGATTATGACTTATGGTTCCACGCTCAAGAAATTCCAGGGAGCCATGTGCTACTACGTCTAGAACCCGGTGCTGTTGCAGAAGAAGCTGATTTGCAATTTGTAGCTAATCTTGCTGCCTACTACAGTCGCGCCCGTCAGAGTGAACAAGTGCCAGTAGTTTACACTCAGTTAAAACACGTCTACAAACCCAAAGGAGCAAAACCGGGAATTGCAATTTACAAGCAGGAAAGCATCCTCTGGGGAAAACCACAAATGGTTATTAGTCATTAG
- a CDS encoding iron uptake porin has translation MQKFWKYLLVSPAVCGVMLFINTVTFADERSGKSEINQPQVSANPDIRTTNIAPAHPMAQVTSVSQFSDVQPTDWAFQALQSLVERYGCIAGYPNSTYRGNRALTRYEFAAGLNACLDRVNELIATATGDLVNKQDLATLQKLQEDFSAELATLRGRVDAVEAKTAELEANQFSTTTKLQGQVVAVVSDVLSGNTVNGAEITDENTTLGARARIELVTSFTGKDTLFTRIQANNILSPNIGTPEGNLFFAGDGTTNASIDALFYRFPLGEKTEVVAIANAGAADDLTTTVNIFDGDGAFGALSTFGTRNPIYYQIGGAGLGVTHEFGDKLALSLGYLSGTANDPTPNNGLFNGSYGALAQLTVKPSDRITVGLTYINSYNQPLLTGSNAATFQNIATIQALPEEEVAFSSNSYGVQASIGITKNIVLGGWAGYTNSRTLNGNRGEADIWNYAVTLGFPDLGKEGNLAGIIAGVEPKVTSSNIVGLDNDPDTSYHLEGFYQYKLSDNITITPGVIWLTSPDHNNNNDDVVIGTLRTTFSF, from the coding sequence ATGCAAAAATTCTGGAAATATCTGCTAGTTAGTCCAGCAGTCTGCGGTGTCATGCTATTTATTAATACTGTTACATTTGCAGATGAAAGATCGGGAAAGTCTGAAATCAATCAACCGCAAGTTTCAGCTAATCCAGATATAAGAACTACGAACATAGCGCCAGCTCATCCAATGGCGCAAGTTACCTCCGTGTCTCAATTTTCTGATGTACAACCCACCGACTGGGCATTTCAAGCATTGCAGTCCTTGGTTGAACGCTATGGCTGTATTGCAGGATACCCAAATAGCACTTATCGCGGTAATCGGGCATTAACGCGATATGAATTTGCGGCTGGTTTGAATGCTTGTCTTGACCGCGTTAACGAACTTATTGCTACAGCCACTGGCGATTTAGTTAACAAACAAGATTTAGCCACATTACAAAAGCTGCAAGAAGATTTTTCAGCCGAACTAGCGACACTCCGAGGTCGTGTCGATGCAGTAGAAGCTAAAACTGCTGAATTGGAGGCGAATCAGTTCTCAACCACAACCAAACTACAAGGACAAGTTGTCGCAGTCGTTAGCGATGTTTTGTCAGGAAATACAGTCAACGGTGCAGAAATTACAGATGAAAATACAACTTTAGGGGCACGAGCGCGGATAGAACTTGTGACCAGCTTCACAGGAAAAGATACGCTGTTTACCAGAATCCAGGCTAATAATATTCTTAGCCCTAACATTGGTACACCAGAGGGCAACTTATTTTTTGCTGGTGATGGTACCACCAATGCTTCTATAGATGCACTCTTCTACAGATTTCCCTTGGGCGAAAAAACAGAAGTTGTCGCTATTGCCAACGCAGGTGCAGCAGATGACCTTACGACTACTGTTAATATCTTTGATGGTGATGGTGCTTTTGGTGCTTTATCCACCTTTGGTACACGCAACCCAATTTATTATCAGATAGGCGGCGCGGGGTTGGGAGTAACCCACGAGTTCGGTGACAAATTGGCACTAAGTCTAGGTTATTTGAGTGGTACAGCTAATGACCCAACGCCCAATAATGGTTTGTTCAATGGTTCTTATGGTGCGCTGGCACAGTTGACCGTTAAACCAAGCGATCGCATTACTGTTGGTTTAACTTACATCAATTCCTACAACCAACCACTACTAACTGGTAGCAATGCGGCAACATTTCAGAATATAGCAACTATCCAGGCTTTACCGGAAGAGGAAGTAGCATTTTCCAGTAATTCTTACGGTGTCCAAGCATCCATCGGCATCACTAAAAACATTGTCTTGGGTGGTTGGGCTGGATACACCAACAGCCGCACATTAAATGGGAACCGTGGAGAGGCTGACATTTGGAACTATGCCGTCACTCTCGGCTTTCCCGACCTTGGTAAAGAAGGTAACTTAGCAGGTATCATCGCTGGTGTGGAGCCGAAAGTAACAAGCTCTAACATCGTAGGATTGGATAACGATCCTGATACATCCTATCATCTTGAGGGGTTCTACCAATATAAGCTGAGTGATAATATCACCATTACCCCAGGAGTCATCTGGTTAACATCCCCAGATCATAACAATAACAACGATGATGTTGTTATTGGCACACTGAGAACCACATTCAGTTTCTAA
- a CDS encoding metal ABC transporter permease, giving the protein MNFFNDSQIARLAIANTNDLVNLLTFPFMQRAIVGAVLMGILGGMLGSFVTLRQLSFFSHAVGHAALVGVALGVLLQINPTWMLLPFTLVFGVIVLYFIDKTDLGSDSVLSIVLSGALAIGVILTSLIKGYRGNLMAVLFGDILAIDTTDLILTLLVLVGGSIFLLSTLRQQILLTLNPDVAQVQGIPVQLYRYVFVVLLSLAVAVAIKAVGVLLVNAFLVIPASTAKLMSHHFSRFLIMSVIVGSISSIAGIIVSGIFNFASGPSIVLVQFLLFVAVFIWFKLNLKAA; this is encoded by the coding sequence ATGAATTTCTTCAATGATTCTCAGATAGCAAGGCTTGCGATCGCCAATACTAATGACTTGGTAAACTTGTTAACATTTCCCTTTATGCAGCGTGCGATCGTAGGTGCTGTGTTAATGGGAATACTTGGTGGGATGTTAGGCAGTTTTGTCACCTTGCGCCAGTTGTCCTTTTTCAGCCACGCGGTTGGTCATGCAGCATTAGTAGGTGTGGCGTTAGGTGTGCTGCTACAAATAAATCCGACTTGGATGTTGTTACCTTTCACGTTGGTTTTTGGGGTTATTGTCCTCTACTTTATCGACAAAACCGACTTAGGTAGCGATAGTGTCCTTAGCATAGTGCTATCTGGGGCATTAGCGATCGGTGTGATTCTCACTAGCCTAATTAAAGGATATCGTGGCAACTTGATGGCTGTGCTGTTCGGCGATATTCTAGCGATCGATACCACAGATTTGATTTTGACGCTGCTAGTACTTGTGGGAGGCAGCATATTTTTACTATCAACCCTGCGGCAGCAAATTTTATTGACCCTTAACCCCGATGTAGCGCAAGTTCAAGGTATTCCCGTCCAGTTGTACCGCTATGTCTTTGTGGTCTTGCTTTCACTTGCCGTTGCTGTAGCGATTAAAGCTGTGGGCGTTTTACTGGTGAACGCCTTTTTAGTTATCCCCGCCTCTACCGCCAAACTGATGAGTCACCACTTTAGCCGCTTTCTAATCATGTCGGTGATAGTTGGTTCCATTAGCAGTATTGCTGGCATCATTGTGTCAGGTATTTTCAACTTTGCTTCTGGGCCAAGTATTGTTCTTGTTCAATTTCTGCTATTTGTAGCCGTTTTCATCTGGTTTAAGTTGAATTTGAAAGCCGCATAA
- a CDS encoding metal ABC transporter ATP-binding protein, protein MTNDIAILKVEGLTVYQGSYLAVRDVSFELLPGTDTAIVGPNGAGKSTLVKAVLDLIPRSSGTIQIFGRPIARLGRLRHLLGYMPQNFIFDRSFPISVSELVGLGWDKEAKKGDLFFSRLWRQDREKSAAVGEALRRTDAYHLQHQAIGTLSGGQLKRVLLAYCLVMPRKLLVLDEAFAGVDVQGAADFYALLNELKRQEGWTVLQVSHDIDMVNRHCDRVLCLNQSIVCTGKPEIALSPQNLLATYGPGFSRYQHQH, encoded by the coding sequence ATGACCAATGACATTGCTATTTTAAAAGTAGAAGGATTAACTGTCTATCAAGGCAGCTATCTAGCTGTTCGAGATGTTTCTTTTGAATTATTGCCAGGAACAGATACAGCCATCGTTGGCCCTAATGGTGCTGGTAAAAGTACTCTGGTAAAAGCAGTTTTAGATTTAATACCTCGAAGTTCTGGTACGATTCAAATATTCGGTCGTCCAATTGCAAGACTGGGGCGTTTACGTCACTTGTTGGGCTATATGCCGCAAAACTTCATTTTTGACCGCAGCTTTCCCATTTCTGTCAGCGAATTAGTAGGACTTGGATGGGACAAGGAAGCGAAAAAAGGGGATTTATTCTTCTCTCGGCTGTGGAGACAAGACCGAGAAAAATCGGCGGCCGTAGGAGAAGCTTTACGGCGAACCGATGCTTATCATTTACAGCATCAAGCTATTGGTACTCTTAGCGGTGGTCAACTCAAGCGGGTTTTATTGGCTTATTGTTTGGTAATGCCTCGGAAACTGTTGGTACTCGACGAAGCCTTTGCTGGTGTTGATGTGCAAGGTGCAGCAGATTTTTACGCTTTGCTAAATGAATTAAAGCGTCAGGAGGGTTGGACGGTATTGCAAGTTTCTCATGATATTGATATGGTAAATCGCCATTGCGATCGCGTGCTTTGCCTGAACCAAAGTATTGTTTGTACTGGTAAGCCAGAAATTGCCCTTTCTCCGCAAAACCTGTTAGCAACCTACGGCCCAGGTTTTAGCCGTTACCAGCACCAACATTAA
- a CDS encoding FG-GAP repeat domain-containing protein, whose amino-acid sequence MKKFLKQAFLTASIAVSIIMSSEAFTRAEDLIVRDSSGNLRLYPFQNNTFYNNGGGTIVGNGFNFTNYLVADWTGDGIPDLIVRDSSGNLRLYPFQNNTFYNNGGGTIVGNGFNFTDYFPGDW is encoded by the coding sequence ATGAAGAAGTTTCTGAAGCAAGCATTTCTTACAGCTAGCATCGCTGTTTCGATAATCATGTCATCGGAAGCGTTTACACGCGCAGAAGACCTGATTGTCAGAGATAGCAGTGGAAACCTGCGGTTATATCCGTTCCAAAATAACACGTTTTACAATAACGGCGGAGGAACGATAGTCGGGAATGGGTTTAACTTCACTAACTACTTGGTTGCTGACTGGACTGGTGACGGAATTCCAGACCTGATTGTCAGAGATAGCAGTGGAAACCTGCGGTTATATCCGTTCCAAAATAACACGTTTTACAATAACGGCGGAGGAACGATAGTCGGGAATGGGTTTAACTTCACTGATTACTTTCCAGGAGATTGGTAA
- a CDS encoding metal ABC transporter substrate-binding protein has translation MLSITAGCSQSNPNQGTSSEQPPQAQEAASTPSVQSTKTKVVTTFLPIYLFTKAVAGNVADVEILVPPGTEVHEYQATPQNVKAIATANVLVKNGLGLEEFLENTVKNAQNPKLAEIDASKGIKPLNEISPVVKTAQEEEDHEHTQGNPHVWLDPVLAKQQVTNIRDGLIAADPANKATYEANAATYIKELESLNNEFQQTLQKTPSCTFITFHDAFPYLAQRYNLKQVAVVQIPEDQLSPTDVQNAVNAVKKYKVKALFSEPGVDNKLLSSLSKDLKLTLRPLDSLETGETDPQHYFKAMKANLQTLQTACK, from the coding sequence ATGTTGTCAATAACTGCTGGCTGTAGTCAATCGAACCCGAATCAGGGAACAAGTTCCGAACAGCCTCCGCAAGCACAGGAAGCTGCTTCTACCCCATCGGTGCAGTCGACAAAAACTAAAGTAGTGACAACATTTTTGCCGATATATTTGTTTACTAAGGCAGTAGCTGGGAATGTGGCAGATGTAGAAATTTTAGTGCCACCTGGTACGGAGGTGCATGAATACCAAGCAACACCACAAAATGTCAAAGCGATCGCTACTGCAAATGTGTTAGTAAAAAATGGTTTAGGTTTGGAGGAATTTCTGGAAAATACTGTTAAAAATGCCCAAAATCCCAAATTAGCCGAAATTGATGCTAGTAAAGGTATTAAACCCTTAAATGAAATTTCACCCGTTGTAAAAACGGCTCAAGAGGAAGAAGACCACGAACATACCCAAGGTAATCCTCACGTTTGGTTAGATCCAGTTTTGGCGAAACAGCAGGTAACTAATATTCGGGATGGATTAATTGCTGCTGACCCAGCGAACAAAGCAACTTATGAGGCGAATGCTGCGACTTATATTAAAGAATTAGAAAGTTTAAACAACGAATTTCAACAGACTTTGCAGAAAACTCCTAGTTGTACCTTTATTACCTTTCATGATGCATTTCCATATTTAGCTCAACGCTATAACCTCAAGCAAGTTGCTGTAGTACAAATTCCCGAAGATCAACTTTCACCAACAGATGTGCAAAATGCAGTCAATGCGGTGAAAAAGTACAAGGTTAAAGCTTTATTTAGTGAACCAGGAGTAGATAACAAACTTCTATCCAGCCTCTCCAAAGATTTAAAATTAACTTTGCGTCCTCTGGATTCTCTAGAAACTGGCGAAACAGATCCACAGCATTATTTCAAGGCGATGAAAGCTAACTTGCAAACTCTGCAAACGGCATGTAAATAG
- the psaK gene encoding photosystem I reaction center subunit PsaK: protein MFTSTLLAAATTPLQWSPTVALIMIIVNIVAIAFGKSTIKYPNAEPGLPSANLFGGFGLPGLLATTAFGHILGAGVILGLHNLGRI, encoded by the coding sequence GTGTTTACTTCAACCTTACTCGCTGCCGCAACCACACCTCTGCAATGGAGCCCGACAGTTGCACTGATTATGATTATCGTTAATATCGTTGCCATTGCCTTTGGTAAATCTACCATCAAATATCCCAACGCAGAACCAGGACTACCCTCAGCCAATTTATTTGGGGGTTTTGGTTTACCAGGCCTTTTAGCAACTACTGCCTTTGGTCATATCTTAGGAGCGGGCGTTATCTTAGGATTGCATAACCTGGGAAGAATTTAG